The Primulina eburnea isolate SZY01 chromosome 6, ASM2296580v1, whole genome shotgun sequence genome contains a region encoding:
- the LOC140833293 gene encoding small nuclear ribonucleoprotein SmD1a-like, giving the protein MKLVRFLMKLNNETVSIELKNGTVVHGTITGVDISMNTHLKTVKLTFKGKNPVTMDHLSVRGNTIRYYILPDSLNLETLLVEETPRVKPKKPTAGRPLGRGRGRGRGRGRGRGR; this is encoded by the exons ATGAAGCTTGTCAG ATTTTTGATGAAATTGAACAATGAGACTGTATCCATTGAGCTCAAGAATGGCACTGTTGTTCACGGCACCATTACAG GTGTTGATATCAGCATGAACACGCATCTAAAGACCGTAAAACTGACCTTCAAAGGAAAGAATCCAGTAACTATGGATCACCTGAGTGTGAGGGGGAACACTATCCGCTATTACATCCTTCCTGACAGCTTAAATCTGGAGACATTGCTTGTGGAAGAGACACCAAGGGTCAAGCCTAAGAAGCCAACAGCTG GACGACCTTTGGGACGCGGTCGCGGCCGGGGTCGTGGGCGTGGACGCGGTCGGGGCCGTTAG
- the LOC140833294 gene encoding adenylate isopentenyltransferase 3, chloroplastic-like, translating into MQISLSVCKQTRPLLQIPANAIGQLLHHRKEKVVVVMGATGAGKSRLSVDLATRFPAEVINSDKMQVYKGLDIATNKITDEERCGVPHHLLGDVDPESDFSPANFRSLASSAVESILHREQLPIIVGGSNSFIEALVDSDFRSRYDCCFLWVDVSMPTLHSFVSDRVDRMVERGMVTEVRDFFNPDADYSRGIRRAIGVPELDNFFRIESFSDDEETRARILAEAIDQIKMNTRKLACRQLEKIIRLRNVKGWELHRLDATDVFRKRGGVAEAAWENIVAGRSAAIVSRFLCDRRRVAHCGGTPGMEASLMAAASY; encoded by the coding sequence atgcaaatatcacTGTCTGTGTGCAAACAAACGCGCCCTTTGCTACAGATTCCGGCAAATGCTATCGGGCAACTCCTCCACCACCGGAAAGAAAAGGTCGTGGTGGTAATGGGAGCCACCGGCGCGGGGAAATCCCGCCTCTCTGTAGACCTCGCCACGCGTTTCCCGGCAGAGGTGATCAATTCCGACAAAATGCAGGTGTACAAAGGTCTCGATATAGCCACCAACAAAATCACTGACGAGGAGCGCTGCGGCGTCCCCCACCATCTCCTCGGAGACGTCGACCCCGAATCAGATTTCTCCCCAGCCAATTTCCGCTCCTTGGCGTCATCTGCCGTGGAATCCATACTCCACCGAGAGCAGCTTCCCATCATAGTCGGCGGCTCCAATTCATTCATCGAAGCACTGGTTGACAGCGATTTCCGTTCGAGATACGATTGCTGTTTCCTGTGGGTGGACGTTTCGATGCCGACGTTGCATTCCTTCGTCTCCGATCGGGTGGATCGAATGGTGGAAAGAGGAATGGTGACTGAAGTTCGAGATTTCTTCAATCCAGATGCCGATTACTCTAGAGGGATCCGAAGAGCAATCGGAGTCCCGGAACTGGACAACTTTTTCCGCATAGAATCATTCTCCGACGACGAGGAAACTCGAGCTCGGATTCTAGCCGAAGCAATTGACCAAATAAAGATGAACACCAGAAAATTGGCGTGCCGCCAGTTGGAGAAAATTATCCGGCTCCGGAATGTGAAAGGGTGGGAGCTACACCGCCTCGATGCCACCGATGTGTTCAGGAAACGTGGTGGAGTAGCGGAGGCTGCGTGGGAGAATATAGTGGCTGGGCGGAGTGCCGCTATAGTAAGTAGGTTTTTGTGTGATCGCCGACGAGTGGCGCACTGCGGCGGCACACCGGGCATGGAAGCTTCGCTTATGGCGGCTGCAAGTTACTGA